The Silvanigrella paludirubra genome contains a region encoding:
- a CDS encoding adenine phosphoribosyltransferase encodes MNLQNELLSVIKDVPDFPKKGVIFKDINPLFKDPQLMKKVTAQMAEFAKLTNIQHIVGIESRGFFFGMPLALELNLPFIAARKKGKLPGEVVSESYALEYGTDSIEIQKNSLLKGQRYLIVDDIIATGGTANAAAKIIQNSGGIVSGFTFLIELTFLNGCETLLKTTPHVQIQSLIKV; translated from the coding sequence ATGAATCTTCAAAATGAATTACTTTCTGTAATTAAAGATGTTCCAGATTTTCCAAAAAAAGGTGTTATATTTAAAGATATAAATCCATTATTTAAAGATCCTCAATTAATGAAAAAAGTAACAGCACAAATGGCTGAATTTGCTAAATTAACAAACATACAGCATATTGTAGGTATTGAGAGTCGTGGATTCTTTTTTGGAATGCCTTTGGCACTTGAGCTAAATTTACCTTTTATTGCAGCAAGAAAAAAAGGCAAATTGCCTGGAGAAGTTGTATCTGAATCATATGCCCTTGAATACGGGACAGATAGTATTGAAATTCAAAAAAATTCTCTCCTAAAAGGTCAGCGTTACTTAATAGTAGACGATATTATTGCTACTGGTGGGACTGCAAATGCAGCTGCTAAAATTATTCAAAATAGCGGTGGAATCGTTTCTGGTTTTACTTTTTTAATTGAACTTACTTTTTTAAATGGATGCGAAACTTTATTAAAGACAACTCCACATGTTCAAATTCAAAGTCTTATAAAAGTTTAA
- the prfB gene encoding peptide chain release factor 2 (programmed frameshift), whose translation MSELQRTLLGEIREKFEPIRGIFDTPLKRKRILEIESEISSDPNFWNDRRKSSAILKEKKNIEDGIHSCESLVKKFDDTLVAIEFGEEGDDQSNKEADQTIQELTKEVGHLETKRLLSGETDRNSAILTINAGAGGTEACDWAQMITRMMLRFCDRKGFKAEVVDELEGDGAGLKNATITIDGEFAYGLLKSENGVHRLVRISPFDSNARRHTSFCSVFVSPVIDDDIQIDVKESDLKIDTYRAGGAGGQHVNRTDSAVRMTHLPTGIVVQSQQQRSQIQNRETCIKLLKAKLYELELSKRQAESKAIEDSKMDNAFGSQIRSYVLHPYKLVKDVRTLAQSSDPNVVLDGDIEDFCLEYLRQIAAGQFKGKGGANDDLD comes from the exons ATGAGCGAATTACAACGCACCTTATTGGGTGAAATCCGCGAAAAGTTTGAACCTATTCGG GGTATCTTTGACACTCCGTTAAAGCGAAAAAGAATTTTGGAAATTGAATCAGAAATCAGTAGCGATCCTAATTTTTGGAATGATAGAAGAAAATCCTCTGCAATTCTTAAAGAAAAGAAAAATATTGAAGATGGCATTCATTCTTGCGAATCTCTTGTGAAAAAATTTGATGATACCTTAGTTGCTATTGAATTTGGCGAGGAGGGTGATGATCAATCAAATAAAGAAGCTGATCAAACTATTCAAGAATTAACTAAAGAAGTGGGGCATCTTGAAACAAAACGTTTGTTATCAGGAGAGACAGATAGAAATAGTGCTATTTTAACGATAAATGCAGGAGCGGGTGGAACAGAAGCTTGTGATTGGGCTCAAATGATTACACGTATGATGCTTCGTTTTTGCGATCGAAAAGGATTTAAAGCAGAAGTTGTTGATGAATTAGAAGGCGATGGTGCTGGTTTAAAAAATGCAACTATTACCATAGATGGTGAATTTGCCTATGGTCTATTAAAATCAGAAAATGGAGTGCATCGTCTTGTTCGTATTTCACCATTTGATTCTAATGCACGAAGACATACCTCTTTTTGTTCTGTTTTTGTGAGTCCTGTGATAGATGATGATATTCAAATTGATGTAAAAGAAAGCGATTTAAAAATTGACACTTACCGTGCTGGTGGTGCTGGTGGGCAGCATGTGAATAGAACGGATTCCGCGGTTCGTATGACTCACTTGCCAACAGGAATTGTTGTTCAAAGCCAACAACAACGCAGTCAAATTCAAAATCGTGAAACATGTATTAAATTATTAAAAGCAAAACTTTATGAACTTGAGCTTAGCAAAAGACAAGCAGAATCTAAAGCAATAGAAGATTCAAAAATGGATAATGCTTTTGGTTCTCAAATTCGATCCTATGTTTTACATCCATATAAACTTGTTAAAGATGTTAGAACTCTTGCGCAAAGTAGCGATCCAAACGTTGTGCTGGATGGTGATATTGAAGATTTTTGTTTAGAGTATTTAAGACAAATTGCTGCTGGACAATTTAAAGGTAAAGGTGGCGCAAACGACGATCTTGATTAA
- a CDS encoding undecaprenyl-diphosphate phosphatase yields MALACPIPVHGQLIDCGFVDLGYFKIIILGIVQGITELLPISSTAHLRIVPSFLGWHDPGTPFTGAVQLASFFAVMIYFRKEIYNIFMGTLKSIKTRDFSSTEFRLGVGIIIGTIPVGIMGLMLKSVLNAPNSPLRSLYVIGVACIVMGGLFIIAEKVCKHERDFSKLTFKDCLIVGLSQVAALIPGVSRSGATISAGLFLGLKRETAAAFSFILGVPVIVAAGLKQIHEMHNAGLTSHGWSVLFVGIATASVAAFLAVFGLMKYLEQRSTLIFAWYRLALGVILIICASLNIIV; encoded by the coding sequence ATGGCTCTTGCTTGCCCTATCCCAGTTCATGGGCAGCTGATTGACTGCGGCTTTGTCGATTTAGGATATTTCAAAATTATAATTCTAGGTATTGTTCAAGGAATAACAGAATTATTACCTATAAGTAGTACAGCGCATTTAAGAATTGTTCCTTCTTTTTTAGGATGGCACGATCCAGGAACTCCTTTTACAGGGGCAGTTCAATTGGCAAGCTTTTTTGCTGTCATGATTTATTTTAGAAAAGAAATTTACAATATTTTTATGGGAACTTTAAAAAGTATAAAAACACGCGACTTTTCTTCTACTGAATTCAGGCTTGGTGTAGGCATAATTATAGGCACCATTCCAGTTGGAATTATGGGTCTCATGCTAAAATCTGTTTTAAATGCTCCTAATTCACCACTAAGATCTTTATATGTCATTGGAGTCGCCTGTATCGTCATGGGTGGACTTTTTATTATTGCTGAAAAAGTATGTAAACATGAACGTGATTTTAGCAAATTAACTTTTAAAGATTGTTTAATTGTAGGACTTTCCCAAGTTGCAGCATTAATTCCAGGAGTATCTCGCTCTGGAGCAACAATTTCAGCAGGACTTTTTCTTGGCCTGAAAAGAGAAACAGCTGCTGCTTTTTCTTTTATTTTAGGAGTTCCTGTCATTGTAGCAGCAGGTCTAAAACAAATTCATGAAATGCACAATGCGGGATTAACCTCACATGGCTGGAGTGTTCTTTTTGTTGGTATTGCTACTGCTTCAGTAGCTGCTTTTTTAGCTGTATTTGGGCTTATGAAATATCTAGAACAAAGATCTACTCTTATTTTTGCATGGTATCGTTTAGCTTTAGGGGTAATTCTTATTATTTGCGCAAGCTTAAATATCATAGTTTAA
- a CDS encoding 3-deoxy-7-phosphoheptulonate synthase, with protein MKSDKIKPYLFENWHIKSWKDFDLLQQPNYLNSSLLLETLSTLRCANKIVTENEINQLKYFFSEAEKGNIFILQAGDCAETFESCSFEDVKLRVEHILSLAKKLEEAIEKKVIVVGRIAGQYAKPRSEPFETLNHFSLPAFRGDIINGIEFNEIQRQPDPLRLLKAYENSKKTYDWIKEITNHIFFISHEALLLDYESNLTHKTTYSDQWINFSAHTLWLGERTRDLKSAHVEYLRGISNPIGIKLGPNANYHEIISLLKLLNPQNISGKINLITRFGNKNNNLNLENMIHFLNHSGLCFSWSCDPMHGNSYKTNNGFKTRNFDDIISELIETHKIHNKLGSFLSGIHLELTYKNVTECIGGYKNKLNEYNLSENFQSFCDPRLNKQQSLDLIELFSLKRNL; from the coding sequence ATGAAATCCGACAAAATTAAACCTTATTTGTTTGAGAACTGGCATATTAAAAGTTGGAAAGACTTTGATTTACTTCAGCAACCAAACTATTTGAATTCCTCATTACTTTTAGAAACATTATCCACATTAAGATGTGCTAATAAAATTGTTACTGAAAATGAAATTAATCAGTTAAAATATTTTTTTTCAGAAGCTGAAAAAGGAAATATTTTTATTTTACAAGCTGGAGATTGCGCAGAAACTTTTGAAAGTTGTTCTTTTGAAGATGTTAAATTAAGAGTAGAACATATTTTAAGCCTAGCGAAAAAACTAGAAGAAGCAATTGAAAAAAAAGTTATAGTAGTAGGAAGAATAGCAGGCCAATATGCAAAACCTAGATCAGAACCTTTTGAAACATTAAATCATTTTTCACTTCCAGCATTTCGCGGTGATATTATAAATGGAATTGAGTTTAATGAAATACAACGCCAACCAGATCCATTAAGACTTTTAAAAGCGTATGAAAACTCTAAAAAAACTTATGATTGGATTAAAGAAATTACAAATCATATTTTTTTTATTTCTCATGAAGCACTTTTATTAGATTATGAGTCAAACCTTACTCATAAAACTACATATTCAGATCAATGGATTAATTTTTCAGCTCATACTTTATGGCTTGGAGAAAGAACAAGAGATCTAAAAAGTGCGCATGTTGAATACCTAAGAGGGATATCCAATCCTATTGGAATAAAATTAGGTCCAAATGCAAATTACCATGAAATTATTTCACTTCTTAAATTATTAAATCCTCAAAATATTTCAGGTAAAATAAATTTAATTACTCGTTTTGGAAACAAAAATAATAATTTAAATCTTGAAAATATGATTCACTTTTTAAATCATTCAGGACTTTGTTTTTCTTGGAGCTGTGATCCTATGCATGGGAATTCTTATAAAACAAATAATGGATTTAAAACAAGAAATTTTGATGATATTATAAGTGAACTTATTGAAACTCATAAAATCCACAATAAATTAGGCTCTTTTCTGTCTGGGATTCATCTAGAATTAACTTATAAAAACGTAACAGAATGCATTGGTGGTTATAAAAATAAATTGAATGAATATAATCTTTCCGAAAATTTTCAATCATTTTGTGACCCAAGGTTAAATAAACAGCAAAGTTTAGATTTAATTGAATTATTTTCATTAAAAAGAAATTTATAA
- a CDS encoding thymidine kinase has product MERKKEVGTFEVICGCMFSGKTEELIRVLKRSFIAKQKILVFKHSSDIRYSQEELCSHNGLKISSILISNSKDIFLHDLADVNVIGIDEIQFFSDSICDDIEELLERGIRVVVAGLDLDYKKRPFGCMSKLLAMANKVTKLTAICTKCGHDAYYSQRLVHDNEVVFVGASESYEPRCRLHHIIH; this is encoded by the coding sequence ATGGAAAGAAAAAAGGAAGTTGGAACTTTTGAAGTAATTTGTGGATGTATGTTCAGTGGAAAAACAGAAGAACTGATTCGTGTGTTAAAGCGATCTTTTATTGCAAAACAAAAAATACTTGTTTTTAAACACTCTTCTGATATTCGCTATTCGCAAGAAGAATTATGCAGTCACAATGGACTAAAAATTTCTTCTATTTTAATTTCAAATTCAAAAGATATTTTTTTACATGATTTAGCAGATGTTAATGTAATTGGTATTGATGAAATTCAATTTTTTTCAGATTCAATATGTGATGATATTGAAGAGTTATTAGAACGTGGTATTCGCGTTGTTGTTGCAGGACTTGATTTAGACTATAAAAAAAGGCCTTTTGGTTGCATGTCTAAATTACTAGCAATGGCTAATAAAGTTACAAAATTGACAGCAATTTGCACTAAATGTGGCCATGATGCTTATTATAGTCAACGTTTAGTTCATGACAATGAGGTCGTTTTTGTTGGTGCTTCCGAAAGTTATGAACCAAGATGCCGTTTGCATCATATTATTCACTAA